The proteins below are encoded in one region of Brachyspira intermedia PWS/A:
- a CDS encoding ATP-binding protein codes for MKQNFYINSKLKDLISNIIYDVQNYNSIITKYIDLERCANNYCSESRATIVRQSFLINRTMESLSDFNDINSDSFKLNMNFENISVIINEALDSVFDLFKSKRTKIKLDDKILTECIVLMDRDKIKRSILNIFSFIYSLIKVNTSMNISYSLINYGEDKEFLLMNGVDNISEKDEKILDLNEECIDISITFECDNIPDDIKRMLFKTPLISYDNFNFNNLYLYTAYRIIREHYGNIWLESLKNEQRINIIFPAKNKL; via the coding sequence ATGAAACAGAATTTTTATATTAATAGTAAGTTAAAAGATTTAATTTCAAACATAATTTATGATGTACAAAATTACAATAGTATAATAACTAAATATATAGACTTAGAAAGATGTGCCAATAATTACTGCAGTGAATCAAGAGCCACAATAGTAAGACAATCTTTTCTAATAAATAGAACTATGGAATCTTTAAGCGACTTTAATGATATAAATTCTGACTCTTTTAAACTTAATATGAATTTTGAAAATATATCAGTTATTATAAATGAAGCTTTAGACAGCGTATTTGATTTATTTAAATCTAAAAGGACTAAAATAAAGCTGGATGATAAAATACTAACAGAATGCATAGTTTTAATGGACAGGGATAAAATAAAGAGAAGTATTCTTAATATATTTTCTTTTATATATAGTTTAATAAAAGTAAATACATCTATGAATATATCTTATAGTTTGATAAATTATGGTGAAGATAAAGAGTTTTTATTAATGAACGGCGTTGATAATATAAGTGAGAAAGATGAGAAGATACTTGATTTAAATGAGGAATGTATAGATATATCTATAACTTTTGAATGCGATAATATACCTGATGATATAAAAAGAATGCTATTTAAAACGCCTTTAATATCTTATGATAATTTCAATTTTAACAATCTATATTTATATACAGCCTATAGGATAATAAGAGAACATTATGGTAATATATGGCTTGAATCTTTAAAAAACGAACAAAGGATTAATATAATATTTCCAGCTAAGAATAAGTTATGA
- a CDS encoding flagellar biosynthesis anti-sigma factor FlgM codes for MTIDKIGGTSNIQQKSNIKYNEKVSKMGSDRIEISNESRLALQNEKLVNIIKEAPDVREEKIAEAKKRLELYMQDGALREEVLNSLANSIIDSMPIE; via the coding sequence ATGACAATTGATAAAATAGGCGGCACATCAAATATACAACAGAAATCTAACATTAAATATAATGAAAAAGTTTCTAAAATGGGTTCAGATAGAATAGAAATTTCTAATGAATCAAGATTAGCTTTGCAAAATGAAAAATTAGTAAACATTATCAAAGAAGCTCCTGATGTAAGAGAAGAAAAGATAGCCGAAGCTAAAAAAAGATTAGAATTATATATGCAAGATGGTGCCCTAAGAGAAGAGGTTCTAAACTCTTTGGCTAACTCTATAATAGATTCTATGCCTATAGAATAA
- a CDS encoding NfeD family protein, which translates to MKKFNNILIMLFLGIFIFSNYLYSKDGKVYVIKKQEFQEINRWYAGYLKKAIDEANDKKADLIILELDTPGGLLSSALSIKNYIMESNVPVVVYINKNALSAGALISLSAKEIYMSDGSVIGAATPVYLNGNEPKKAGEKEVSAMRAAMRSSAETTKKNAKAAESMVDETIVLTKKSDGIDLDDKTLLTLSADEAVSINIADKKANSINEILELKNMSNAEIVNIEEEGYDSVLKFLLNPLVLSILMAIGVAGIYIEIKTPGFGVGGVTAIIAFAVFFFIQFFSGSSTFLAPAIFVLGAILLCVELFLIPGFGITGILGIIGIVAGVFISFGIHNIAVASFVIFISLLIDIILIILIARFMTKSKDFKDKITLDSDTSGYHSSVSYDDLIGKEGVADTFFRPSGYIVIDGKKYDAVSEGEFINKGSSLKVILVEGNRIVVKKSS; encoded by the coding sequence ATGAAAAAATTTAATAATATATTGATAATGCTTTTTTTGGGCATTTTTATTTTTTCTAATTATTTATATTCTAAAGATGGTAAAGTTTATGTTATAAAAAAACAGGAATTTCAAGAGATAAATAGATGGTATGCCGGATATTTAAAGAAAGCCATAGATGAAGCAAATGATAAAAAAGCAGATTTGATTATATTAGAACTTGATACACCGGGAGGACTTCTTTCTTCAGCTTTATCTATAAAAAATTATATTATGGAAAGCAATGTACCTGTAGTGGTTTATATTAATAAGAATGCATTATCTGCTGGGGCTTTGATATCATTGAGTGCAAAAGAAATTTATATGTCTGATGGAAGTGTTATAGGTGCGGCAACTCCTGTATATTTAAATGGCAATGAACCTAAAAAGGCAGGAGAAAAAGAGGTTAGTGCCATGCGTGCTGCAATGAGATCATCTGCAGAAACTACAAAAAAGAATGCTAAAGCTGCTGAATCTATGGTTGATGAAACTATAGTTTTAACTAAGAAAAGTGATGGTATAGATTTAGATGATAAAACTTTACTTACATTAAGTGCTGATGAGGCAGTCTCCATAAATATAGCTGATAAAAAAGCTAATTCTATAAATGAGATACTAGAATTAAAAAATATGAGTAATGCTGAAATAGTGAATATAGAAGAAGAAGGTTATGATTCAGTATTGAAATTTCTTTTGAATCCTTTAGTTTTAAGTATATTAATGGCTATAGGAGTAGCTGGTATATATATTGAAATAAAAACTCCTGGGTTTGGTGTCGGAGGTGTGACAGCTATAATAGCTTTTGCTGTATTTTTCTTTATTCAATTTTTTTCAGGAAGCAGCACATTTTTGGCACCTGCTATATTTGTACTTGGTGCTATTCTTCTTTGTGTTGAGCTATTTCTTATACCGGGTTTTGGAATTACAGGAATACTTGGAATAATTGGAATTGTAGCCGGAGTGTTTATTTCTTTCGGAATACATAATATAGCTGTAGCTTCTTTTGTGATATTTATTTCTTTATTAATAGATATCATACTTATAATATTGATTGCAAGGTTTATGACTAAATCAAAAGATTTTAAAGATAAAATTACATTAGATAGTGATACTTCTGGATATCATTCAAGTGTTTCTTATGATGATTTAATTGGCAAAGAGGGAGTGGCCGATACTTTTTTCAGACCTTCAGGATATATAGTCATAGATGGAAAGAAGTATGATGCTGTTAGTGAAGGCGAATTCATAAATAAAGGCAGCAGTTTAAAAGTTATTCTTGTAGAAGGCAACAGAATAGTAGTAAAGAAATCTAGTTAA
- a CDS encoding alanine/glycine:cation symporter family protein, whose protein sequence is MKIINSIITNTNNVMYGYLLLAVFFVISVFFTIRLKGIQISHSIHALKLLFSKHEKGDGVSGFVSFCISTASRVGTGNITGVMGAVSAGGPGALFWMWIMALLGGSLAFSESTLAQLYKEKDSQGKFIGGASFYIKSRLKKPILAILFALCMIFTYTTFNGVQANTISNALSKYNVSVYITAIILTIITGIILFSKKRDTITHACVFIVPVMAIPYILIGLFIFFSNLPSVPLAFQNIFVQAFKPSAVFGGAVGITISNGLKRGLFSNEAGMGGAPHAAAAAHTSHPCKQGLIQMFSVFTDTILICSISGFILLLSPEAMNEVKNMEGINLFQYAMESHLGSFGSIFITVCILFFSYSSILGNFFYIKTGAAAVKDNFIAYIIVGLMTIVMVFAGSLAEFKTIWGAGDMFMGFMALLNIIVMVILNKPVYLLTKHYVSQLKEHKEPTFHKNLIEELKTDDAITQWDDKNN, encoded by the coding sequence ATGAAAATTATTAATAGTATAATAACAAATACCAATAATGTAATGTATGGTTATTTATTATTGGCGGTATTCTTTGTTATTTCTGTTTTCTTTACTATAAGATTGAAGGGAATACAAATTTCGCATTCTATACATGCATTAAAACTTCTATTTTCTAAACATGAAAAAGGAGATGGCGTTTCAGGATTTGTAAGTTTTTGTATAAGTACAGCTTCAAGAGTTGGTACAGGAAACATTACAGGAGTTATGGGGGCTGTTTCAGCAGGCGGACCTGGTGCTTTATTTTGGATGTGGATAATGGCTCTTTTAGGCGGAAGTTTAGCTTTTTCAGAAAGTACATTAGCACAGCTTTATAAAGAAAAAGATTCTCAAGGAAAGTTTATAGGAGGAGCTTCCTTCTATATAAAAAGCAGATTAAAAAAACCAATACTAGCAATATTATTTGCTTTATGTATGATATTCACATATACAACTTTTAATGGAGTTCAGGCCAATACAATATCAAATGCTTTATCAAAATATAATGTATCTGTTTATATCACAGCCATAATTTTAACAATCATCACAGGAATAATATTATTCAGTAAAAAGAGAGATACTATAACTCATGCATGTGTATTTATAGTACCTGTTATGGCAATACCTTATATATTGATAGGACTTTTTATATTTTTCAGCAATTTGCCTTCAGTACCTTTGGCATTTCAAAATATATTTGTGCAGGCATTCAAACCTAGTGCAGTTTTTGGCGGTGCTGTAGGAATTACAATTTCAAACGGATTAAAAAGAGGCTTATTCTCAAATGAGGCTGGTATGGGAGGTGCTCCTCATGCTGCTGCTGCTGCTCATACTTCTCACCCTTGCAAACAGGGTTTAATACAGATGTTCTCAGTATTTACTGATACTATATTAATATGTTCTATTTCTGGATTCATACTTCTATTATCTCCAGAAGCTATGAATGAAGTTAAAAATATGGAAGGTATTAATTTATTCCAATATGCTATGGAATCACATTTGGGAAGTTTTGGTTCTATATTTATTACAGTATGTATACTATTCTTCTCTTACAGTTCTATATTAGGAAATTTCTTCTATATAAAAACTGGTGCTGCTGCTGTAAAAGATAATTTTATAGCCTATATAATAGTAGGACTTATGACTATAGTAATGGTGTTTGCCGGATCATTGGCTGAGTTCAAAACTATATGGGGAGCAGGCGATATGTTTATGGGATTTATGGCTTTATTAAACATCATAGTTATGGTAATACTTAATAAGCCTGTGTACTTGCTTACTAAACATTATGTAAGTCAATTAAAAGAACATAAAGAGCCTACATTCCATAAAAACCTTATAGAAGAATTAAAAACAGATGATGCTATCACTCAATGGGATGATAAAAACAATTAA
- a CDS encoding bifunctional 5,10-methylenetetrahydrofolate dehydrogenase/5,10-methenyltetrahydrofolate cyclohydrolase — protein MSDILDGRELAKEIKERIRKETELFEKKPRIDFLYFEDDKSTEVYFTRAKKQAESVGMIGSLHNLPVTTTEKDFLTLIEYLNKEKETSGIMIQMPLPKHICKKKVYETISIEKDADAISHVNLGRIFIGDSNLAPCTAKSAMALIEKSGINIEGANAVVIGRSEIVGKPLAHLLLQKSATVTIAHSKTKNLKELCKNADILCVSIGKAEFITGEYIKEGAVVIDIGINVLEDGSLKGDVNFEEASKLASYITPVPNGVGSVTVSMLLDNVLYLHKNIMNKK, from the coding sequence ATGTCTGATATTTTAGATGGAAGAGAATTAGCAAAAGAGATAAAAGAGAGAATAAGGAAGGAAACAGAACTTTTTGAAAAGAAACCAAGAATAGATTTTCTATATTTTGAAGATGATAAATCTACAGAGGTTTATTTTACAAGAGCAAAGAAGCAGGCTGAAAGTGTGGGAATGATAGGTTCTTTGCATAATCTTCCTGTAACTACAACAGAGAAAGATTTTTTAACATTGATAGAATATTTAAATAAAGAAAAAGAAACAAGCGGAATAATGATTCAAATGCCGCTTCCTAAACATATATGCAAGAAAAAAGTTTATGAAACTATTTCAATAGAAAAGGATGCGGATGCAATATCTCATGTTAATTTGGGAAGGATATTTATAGGGGATAGCAATTTAGCTCCATGTACTGCAAAGAGTGCTATGGCTTTAATAGAGAAGTCTGGAATAAATATAGAAGGTGCTAATGCTGTTGTTATAGGAAGGAGTGAGATAGTTGGTAAGCCTTTAGCTCATTTACTTTTACAAAAGTCAGCTACTGTAACAATAGCACATTCAAAGACTAAGAATTTAAAAGAGCTTTGTAAGAATGCTGATATATTATGCGTATCTATAGGAAAGGCAGAATTCATCACAGGAGAATATATAAAGGAAGGAGCTGTTGTTATAGATATAGGTATAAATGTATTAGAGGACGGTTCTTTAAAAGGAGATGTTAATTTTGAGGAGGCTTCAAAGTTAGCTTCTTATATTACTCCTGTGCCTAATGGTGTTGGAAGCGTTACTGTTTCTATGCTTTTAGATAATGTGCTTTATCTTCATAAAAATATTATGAACAAAAAATAA
- a CDS encoding UDP-glucuronic acid decarboxylase family protein, with protein sequence MKRIIVTGGAGFLGSHLCERLLKEGNYVISIDNFFTGSRENIEHLLDNKNFESIRHDITEPIHIECDEIYNFACPASPIHYQRNPVHTFKTSVFGILNMLNLARDCNARILQASTSEVYGDPLEHPQNESYWGHVNPNGIRSCYDEGKRSAETLMMDYYREYKTDIKIIRIFNTYGPRMNEHDGRVVSNFVIQALQNIPITVYGDGSQTRSFCYCDDLIDGAVKMMNADNFIGPVNLGNPAEMTVLEFAQKIIEMTNSKSEIVFKDLPKDDPIKRQPNITLAKEKLNWKPEYKLEDGLKKTIEYFDNYLKNK encoded by the coding sequence ATGAAAAGAATTATTGTAACAGGCGGAGCCGGTTTTTTGGGCTCTCATTTATGTGAAAGATTATTAAAAGAAGGAAATTATGTAATATCCATAGATAATTTCTTCACAGGCAGTAGAGAAAATATAGAACATTTATTGGATAATAAAAATTTTGAAAGTATAAGACATGATATAACAGAGCCAATACATATAGAATGCGATGAAATTTATAATTTTGCTTGTCCTGCTTCTCCTATACATTATCAAAGAAATCCAGTTCATACTTTTAAAACAAGCGTTTTCGGTATACTTAATATGCTTAATTTAGCAAGGGATTGTAATGCTAGAATACTTCAGGCTTCAACTAGTGAGGTATATGGAGATCCTTTAGAACACCCTCAAAATGAAAGCTATTGGGGACATGTTAATCCTAATGGCATAAGAAGCTGTTATGATGAGGGTAAAAGAAGTGCTGAAACTCTGATGATGGATTATTACAGGGAGTATAAAACGGATATAAAGATAATTAGAATATTTAATACCTATGGACCTAGAATGAATGAACATGATGGTAGGGTAGTTTCAAATTTTGTTATACAGGCGCTTCAAAATATTCCTATTACAGTTTATGGAGATGGAAGCCAAACTAGAAGTTTTTGTTACTGCGATGATTTGATAGATGGTGCTGTAAAAATGATGAATGCAGATAACTTTATAGGCCCTGTAAATTTGGGAAATCCAGCTGAAATGACAGTGTTAGAATTTGCTCAGAAAATAATAGAAATGACTAATTCAAAATCAGAAATAGTTTTCAAAGATCTTCCTAAAGATGATCCTATAAAAAGACAGCCTAATATCACATTGGCTAAAGAAAAACTTAATTGGAAGCCAGAATATAAATTGGAAGATGGTTTGAAAAAGACTATAGAATATTTTGATAATTATTTAAAAAATAAATGA
- a CDS encoding helix-turn-helix domain-containing protein translates to MNYVLGYILLIAYLFAFIIGFSTILFSIIYYIIERVAWLKYYIIFLFTFAFLLLIRAIKLLSFLTVPYFMSNNIFNTLYFFSFSIAMSLMLYFIPAFLYRFLNIKWTFKQNIAYITISIIHFILGILGILIKFDMYIISSIIFYISIIVIFIIGAVNYKNIEDKTMKLIVKILGLITIIIYPVLIYQLIIYRVEAADIGSMDITLVLFYIWWNLVMLGYLSWYFINIVNNKMANSNNMKNEKTIKDDIKTENESSKEIEINLTRREKEILSYLLDGKTNKEVSLILSISLNTVNNHVANIYEKSGVKNRVELVNKFSKN, encoded by the coding sequence ATGAATTATGTATTAGGATATATTCTTTTAATTGCCTATTTATTTGCTTTTATAATAGGTTTTTCTACAATACTTTTTTCTATTATCTATTATATAATAGAGAGAGTTGCATGGCTTAAATATTATATAATATTTTTATTTACATTTGCTTTTCTTCTTTTAATAAGGGCTATAAAACTTTTAAGTTTCTTAACAGTCCCGTATTTTATGTCCAATAATATTTTTAATACTTTATATTTCTTTAGCTTCTCTATAGCAATGTCATTGATGCTTTATTTTATACCAGCATTTTTATATAGATTTCTTAATATAAAGTGGACTTTTAAACAAAATATAGCCTATATTACAATATCTATAATTCATTTTATTTTAGGCATATTGGGAATATTGATAAAATTTGATATGTATATAATAAGCAGTATTATTTTCTATATTTCTATAATAGTAATATTTATAATAGGGGCTGTGAACTATAAAAATATAGAAGATAAAACTATGAAGTTGATAGTGAAGATATTAGGACTTATAACTATAATAATATATCCGGTTCTTATATATCAGCTTATAATTTATAGAGTAGAAGCAGCTGATATAGGTTCTATGGATATAACATTGGTATTATTTTATATATGGTGGAATTTAGTTATGCTTGGTTATTTATCATGGTATTTCATTAATATAGTTAATAATAAAATGGCTAATTCCAATAATATGAAAAATGAAAAGACTATAAAAGATGATATTAAAACAGAAAATGAATCCTCAAAAGAAATAGAAATAAATTTAACTAGAAGAGAAAAAGAAATATTATCATATCTTCTTGACGGTAAAACTAATAAGGAAGTATCATTAATATTAAGTATATCGCTTAATACGGTAAATAATCATGTGGCTAATATATATGAAAAGTCCGGCGTGAAAAATAGGGTAGAATTGGTTAATAAGTTTTCTAAGAATTGA
- the rsmI gene encoding 16S rRNA (cytidine(1402)-2'-O)-methyltransferase, producing MEEITSNDNNKNAVENGVIYVVATPIGNMEDITIRALKILRNVDFILAEDTRVALKLLNFYNIKNKLFSYHSHSSEYRINEYINEILDGNSAAIVSDAGTPCISDPGVSIIKLAIEKNIKIVPVGGISAFTSLLSVSGISGNTLFVGFLSNKSGKRRNQLKDLYNNQKTIIVIYESVYRVKECIEDIVNIFGEKTDIVIGREITKQFEQIIRSEAKNILDFFTDGSILTKGEFCIIIDNRKSKVCGANAENNSCKESDYDN from the coding sequence ATAGAAGAAATAACAAGTAATGATAATAATAAAAATGCTGTTGAAAATGGCGTTATATATGTAGTTGCTACTCCTATAGGAAATATGGAAGATATAACTATAAGAGCTTTGAAAATTCTTAGAAATGTAGATTTTATATTGGCTGAAGATACTAGAGTGGCTTTGAAACTTCTAAACTTTTATAATATTAAAAATAAACTATTTTCTTATCATAGCCATTCATCTGAATATAGAATCAATGAATATATAAATGAAATATTAGATGGAAACTCCGCTGCTATAGTAAGTGATGCAGGCACACCTTGTATAAGCGACCCCGGTGTAAGCATTATAAAATTAGCAATAGAGAAAAATATAAAAATAGTACCTGTAGGCGGAATATCTGCATTTACTTCACTACTCTCTGTTTCTGGAATTTCAGGAAATACTTTGTTCGTGGGATTTCTTTCTAATAAATCTGGTAAGAGAAGAAATCAATTAAAAGACTTGTATAATAATCAAAAAACAATAATAGTAATATATGAATCTGTATACAGAGTAAAAGAATGCATAGAAGATATTGTTAACATATTTGGAGAAAAAACGGATATTGTTATCGGAAGAGAAATAACTAAACAGTTCGAGCAAATAATAAGATCAGAGGCTAAAAATATCCTTGATTTTTTTACAGATGGTAGTATACTAACTAAAGGTGAATTTTGTATTATAATTGATAATAGAAAATCTAAAGTATGCGGGGCTAATGCCGAAAATAATTCATGTAAGGAGTCAGACTATGACAATTGA
- a CDS encoding iron-containing alcohol dehydrogenase gives MSRFTIPRDLYYGDNAMEELKNLKGYKKAIIVTGGSSMKRGGFLDKCEKILKDTGLEVKIFDGVEPDPSIETVYRGAEAMREFNPDVIVALGGGSALDAAKAMWVFYEYPEKKFDDIKTPFTMPKLRKKAIFAAIPSTSGTASEVTAFSVITDYSTNIKYPLADFEITPDIAILDYSIPMTMPETVSADTGMDALTHSIEAYVAGLRTDITDALAMKAIDMIVHNIEKAVKGDKEGRAKLHVAQCLAGMAFSNALLGIVHSLAHKTGAEFHITHGRCNAILLPYVIQYNSKVCADRFADIARMLKLSGNTNEELTASLVNKVKELNSKLGIKQTYKDNGVTEDHFKEKCDDIAKNAVADPCTGSNPRETDVSNMKKVLEAAYYGNDVNF, from the coding sequence ATGTCAAGATTTACAATTCCAAGAGATTTATACTACGGCGATAATGCTATGGAGGAATTAAAGAACTTAAAAGGTTACAAAAAAGCTATAATTGTTACAGGTGGTTCTTCTATGAAAAGAGGAGGCTTCCTTGATAAATGCGAAAAAATATTAAAAGATACTGGTTTGGAAGTTAAAATATTTGACGGAGTTGAACCAGATCCTTCTATAGAAACAGTTTACAGAGGTGCTGAAGCTATGAGAGAATTTAATCCTGATGTAATAGTTGCATTGGGCGGAGGTTCTGCTCTTGATGCTGCTAAGGCTATGTGGGTGTTCTATGAATATCCTGAGAAAAAATTCGATGATATTAAAACTCCTTTCACTATGCCTAAACTTAGAAAGAAAGCAATATTTGCAGCTATACCTTCTACAAGCGGTACAGCTTCAGAGGTTACTGCTTTCTCAGTTATAACTGATTACTCTACTAACATCAAATATCCATTAGCAGATTTTGAGATTACTCCGGACATTGCTATACTTGATTATTCAATACCTATGACAATGCCTGAAACAGTTTCTGCTGATACTGGTATGGATGCACTTACTCACTCTATAGAGGCTTATGTTGCAGGACTTAGAACTGATATAACAGATGCTTTAGCTATGAAAGCAATTGATATGATTGTTCATAATATAGAAAAAGCAGTGAAAGGTGATAAAGAAGGCAGAGCAAAACTTCATGTTGCTCAATGTTTAGCTGGTATGGCTTTCTCAAATGCTTTACTTGGTATAGTACATAGTTTGGCTCATAAAACAGGTGCTGAATTCCATATTACTCATGGAAGATGCAATGCTATACTTCTTCCTTATGTTATTCAATATAATTCAAAAGTTTGTGCTGACAGATTTGCTGATATAGCTAGAATGCTTAAACTTTCTGGAAATACTAATGAAGAGCTTACAGCTTCTTTAGTAAATAAAGTTAAAGAATTGAATAGTAAATTAGGAATTAAACAAACTTATAAAGATAACGGCGTAACTGAAGATCACTTCAAAGAAAAATGTGATGATATAGCTAAAAATGCCGTTGCTGATCCTTGTACAGGCTCTAACCCAAGAGAGACTGACGTTTCTAATATGAAAAAAGTATTAGAAGCAGCTTACTATGGAAATGATGTCAACTTTTAA
- a CDS encoding tetratricopeptide repeat protein: MIKKIFIIFFTAITISSMSFAQKKIIIFETDYSNNYNSYAVKDIIIKNLFVNSDFRIIPYMPYKKNNYKEIKSKIKELTLNNNADLSITYDLFKYKNGLVLNYVIFNREKPNEWKEKNIYSKEENFFESINKVLEDICSYSQKNNNLITENEYIPLIGYYTQIVNSNENNNDEKKIYEMFFNFYKDNIYFNMDYLEYLTEKGNRNSFNDMNIIVENMEKSLDKNNHYYLSALGDLYYSKYKINVENEDIETAIENYTKAVNAKNYNYIYYKKLANAYILKNDYDNASKSYNEAIKIYDKDTALIKDAVYLLKRDMNKNGNLVIEYLKKIIDINKNDDEALEELAGIYENLGDKYNAQIYYNKLLEAINYNLYIINNEKPNPVLYDKYIKKRNDITKKLDKLKI; this comes from the coding sequence ATGATAAAAAAAATATTCATTATCTTTTTTACTGCCATAACTATAAGCAGCATGTCATTTGCTCAGAAAAAAATAATAATATTTGAAACAGACTATAGTAATAATTATAACTCTTATGCTGTTAAAGATATTATAATAAAAAACTTATTCGTTAATTCTGATTTTCGTATAATACCTTATATGCCTTATAAAAAAAATAATTATAAAGAAATAAAATCTAAAATTAAAGAACTCACATTAAATAATAATGCAGATTTATCAATAACCTATGATCTATTTAAATATAAAAACGGACTTGTACTTAACTATGTAATATTTAACAGAGAAAAACCTAATGAATGGAAAGAAAAAAATATATATTCCAAAGAAGAAAATTTCTTTGAATCTATTAATAAAGTATTAGAAGATATATGTTCCTATTCCCAAAAAAATAATAATCTTATAACAGAAAATGAATATATTCCTCTTATAGGGTATTATACTCAAATAGTCAATAGTAATGAAAATAATAATGATGAGAAAAAAATTTATGAAATGTTTTTTAATTTCTACAAAGACAATATTTATTTTAATATGGATTATTTAGAATACCTCACAGAAAAAGGAAATAGAAATTCTTTTAATGATATGAATATAATAGTAGAAAACATGGAAAAATCTTTGGATAAAAATAATCATTATTATTTATCTGCTTTAGGAGATTTATACTACAGTAAATATAAAATCAATGTTGAAAATGAAGATATAGAAACAGCCATAGAAAATTATACAAAAGCAGTAAATGCTAAAAATTATAATTACATATATTATAAAAAACTTGCTAATGCTTATATACTCAAAAATGATTATGATAATGCTTCAAAGTCTTATAATGAAGCTATAAAAATTTATGATAAAGACACTGCTTTAATAAAAGATGCTGTTTATTTACTTAAAAGAGATATGAATAAAAATGGAAATTTAGTAATAGAATATTTAAAGAAGATTATTGATATAAATAAAAATGATGATGAGGCTTTAGAAGAATTAGCAGGTATATACGAAAATCTTGGTGATAAATATAATGCACAAATCTATTACAATAAACTTCTTGAGGCTATTAATTATAATCTTTATATAATCAATAATGAAAAGCCTAATCCAGTACTGTACGATAAATACATAAAAAAACGAAATGATATAACAAAAAAACTTGATAAATTGAAAATATAA
- a CDS encoding EamA family transporter, which yields MDIIFALLSSIFASLTAILIKIGLAGINSNLATAIRTIIILIMSWVIVFYTNSVNSINTIETIKNLNTKTIIFIVLSGIATGLSWLFYFKALQIGNVNKVIVIDKLSIVFTIILAAIFLKEALNIKIIIGVLFIVAGTLIISLQS from the coding sequence ATGGATATTATTTTTGCATTATTATCATCAATATTTGCATCTCTCACTGCTATACTTATAAAGATAGGTTTAGCTGGAATTAATTCAAATTTAGCAACTGCCATAAGAACTATTATAATATTAATAATGTCTTGGGTTATAGTTTTTTATACAAATTCTGTGAACTCTATAAACACAATAGAGACTATAAAAAATCTCAATACAAAGACTATTATATTTATAGTATTATCAGGCATAGCGACAGGTTTATCATGGCTTTTTTATTTCAAGGCTTTACAGATTGGAAATGTTAACAAGGTAATAGTTATAGATAAACTTTCTATAGTTTTTACCATAATATTAGCAGCAATATTTTTAAAAGAGGCTTTGAATATAAAAATCATTATAGGTGTGCTTTTTATAGTGGCAGGTACATTGATAATAAGTCTTCAGTCATGA